TGGTTGCTGCTCGGCGAACCAGAGATGGGCCGTCTCATGGTGAATGTGGTTGGGCCAGGCGAGCGCGACCAGCGCGTTGACGTCGAGAAGAGAGATCATCTACTCGTCGTCGAGGGCCTGTCCGACTTCCTCTGGGCCGAAAACCGCCGAGTCCTCCCTTACCTCGAAGACCGGGAAGTCGTCTCGGTAGGTTACCGGCGCCGAGGGTTTCAAGCCCTTGCGAGCAAGCTCCGAGAGCACCGAGCCCAGCGACCGGCCGCGGGCTGCCGCCAGCGCTCGGGCAGCTTGAAGAACGTCGTCGTCGATGGTGAGGGTGGTACGCACAGGCGCATCATAGCATCATGATGCCCTATGCTGCCTACGGCATGATCCAGGGGGTGATCTCGATGGTGAGATCCGCTCCGCTCTCGACGACGAAGTCCTCGCCGAGCGAGACCATCTCGCCGGCGCGAAGCACCAGATCACCCTCCGGAGCCACGACCGTCGTGGCGTAAATCCAGAAGTACTCGCAGATTTGGATGACTCGATAGCCGTCCACGGTCACGCCCGCATAAACGTCGTCCTCGCAACGACCGAACTCGAAGGCGCCGGTGTCACAGGGAGTGTTGCGCGGGACACCGCGCATGTCCTTGGCCAGGGGGCAGGTGCCGCCGGCGTCGATGGCCGTGCTGTAGGAGAAGAGCTGGTGAGTGCGGAGCGGGCCGCCGTTGTTCAGCAGAAGGTCATCGACACCGAAAGCGGCCGGGCTGCCGCAGCCCCGGTTGTTGCCCAGGTCGACGATGTGGCTCGGGCTGCACTCGTAGCCGCCGATGCAGCCGCCGACGATACTGCGCTCGAGTTGCGTCGGATTGGAGATGTTCTCGATTGCGAGAATCCCCGCGACCGGGTCGTGAAATGGGTCTGTGTCGGTAGCTTCGTTGCCCCACAGCGTGCTCATCCGGACCGTCAGCCCGCCGAAGCTCTTGATGGCACCGGCCGTGAACGCGGTGTTGCCCGACAGCGTCGAGTTGGCGATCGTGGAGGCAAAGGTTCCTTCGTTGTGGATGGCCCCGCCGTGCCGGGTTGCCGTGTTGTCTCGCAGCAGACTGGAGGTGACGGTCAGGAGGCCGGAGTTCCAGATACCTCCTCCGTCACTGCTAGACGTGTTTTCCCGAATGTCGACCTCGACCAGGTTGAGGACTCCAGGTCCCGTGTTGCGGATGGCGCCGCCGTGTGTTGCGGAGCTCAGATGGAACTCGCTCGAATTGACTGACATCCAGCAGAATCCCGAGACGCAGATCTCTCCCGACTTGATCGCTCCACCTGTCCAGGTGGTCGTGTTGCCGCCGAAGCTGGTGTCATAGATGAAGGCAACACGCCGGTTGTAGATCGCCCCGCCTCCAGTCGAGCCGAAGCTCGCCGTTCCCTCTGCGCTGTTGTTGACGAAACTGCTGTCGACGACCGTCAGGACGCCCTTGTTGTAGACCGCGCCTCCCTGGGGCGCGAGGCCTTGCCAGATCTCGACGTTGTTCAGGGTCAGGTCGCCGTCCAATCCGACATGGAAGAGCCGCAGCGGCGGCGCCGACGTGGAGTTACGGCGGATCTTGTATCCGTTCCCGACAATGGTGATCTCGCTGGTGACGCTGGGAGTGCCGTTGGGACCATCGGTGTCGTTGTCGACGGCCACGAGCCA
This genomic window from bacterium contains:
- a CDS encoding antitoxin; the encoded protein is MRTTLTIDDDVLQAARALAAARGRSLGSVLSELARKGLKPSAPVTYRDDFPVFEVREDSAVFGPEEVGQALDDE